The window AGTGGTACATAAATAAAGCTTTTTCAAATAGATACTGACTCCTAAGAGAAGTAGTTCATTTACTATATTCCAAAATAGTCCCAACATGAAAGAGTAAGACTGAACAGACATGATGCTACCTCAAGACTGATTAGATCCTACCCAAGAAGTCACAAACTTATCCCCCAAGCAAACTGGCAATATTTTTAGGTTTCAAAATGCTTATCTTCTCAGTGCACAACCAAACTCCTTCTTACTCTTTCAAGTGCATTGTTCTTTCAGTCCAGCCAACACAATACGGTTTGTTCCAAGACAATTGTATGTCTATAACTTTTTCTCAGCAACATAAAATGGCATTAACAGAATTCCTTTGTGTCACCACTTAACTACACTgacataaatttttaaaatattcttgtagAAACATTTAGCATGCACATATTTCTGTATATATCAGCTCATTTAAATAACAACTTGTTTTAGTCACATTTATACACATTTTGTAGGTTGGAAGCAGAGACAAGCGGCTGCCTTCAGGTATTGGGATAGCTCTTGACAAAATAGCATGAGAAGCAGGCCAAAGCGTACAATAATGCCGGTTTTTGAAAGGATGCTTCAACACAAGCTTGTGTATCAGCCTATGAATTACAATATTGACCTCAGGTATCCCATCATGCAAGACAAAAATATTGCTGCAGTATTAAAGTGATTAGGTTGAGCCTCAAAAGCAAGTTCACTAATTTGGTAGCAGCACTACTTCAACGTAGGTACTCTTCTTTACTGCAGCAACAGCATCTTCACTGCAGCAACAGCTTAAGACTCTTTCTGTATCACACAACTTCTAGTTTATCACTATGTTTCTGAAGACATcaactgaaaataatttgtgttatTAAATAACACCTGGAACATTATCTTCTATTTGCTCAAGCCATAAGGACTTGGGCAGAGACTAAGGCAAGAATTAAGGAGCAAAGGCTCTTACCTTTGGCGCACACTGAAAATGCATTCCAGGCACAGGTAAGGTGGTAACGTACATAGTAATACAGCGGTACAGATACAAAGTTCCTATTATAAAAAAGAACCTGCGTCCCACTATTGATCTGCAAGtaagggaaggggggaaaataGATTGAGTACAAAGTTCACATGCAGGATACATGTAACAGTTATAGAGCTCCAGATTTATTACATAGCTAAATCCCCAGAACTGAAAAGCAGCTCCACACACTGCTCTTGACAACTCACTTCTTCAAATCAGATACTAAAAAGACTTTCTTCAGGTTTTAGTCTTGCTAGTTCATAATAGTATATAACTGCCACAATGCTCCCAGATCTATCTAACCAGTTTAACATGGCCTTAAGTCTAACTTAGACATGCAGTCAGGCATAGGTTTCCTGGACTCAGTGACCTTCTCTTTTCAGTTCCACAACATAACTATGTACTTGATTTAAATATCTCTAGTTTAAGcaaatgaagacaaaagaaaaagcttctagGTCTAGGTGGAGAGGACAGTAGATTCCTCCTCAAATTTGGATGAGTTTAAGTCATCATGATCTCCCCACTTTAAACATCACCATGTCAGTAAACACTTTGAAAAGCCCAATCCCAGAATAAAATTTGACTAGTACAACATAGGTATcaaaaattcagattaaaaaatgttaatcaatAATAAGGAGAAGCCTGTGTTTCCATATCCAACATGGACACTGGAACATTTTCTACAGAAGTTGTTCCTTTAGTCATTTTTCtgccagccctactctacaataTTGTTATAGGTTCTACCATAAGATTTCTTCTACCAAAAGTGAATGAGGGAGAACAACATTCTGAAAAgatacagcagaggaaaaaaaaaaaaatatagctacTTACTTGTATCTAAGAAACAACCACTGGAATATCCATAATCCAACTAGTATCATTCCATTTATTTCTGATACAGAAAAAGCCCATTTCACACGATCAATGTAATCAAAAAATTTGTCAGGTAAGGGAGGGCTTAACTCCTTTGGAGGTACTCTCTCATGGACCACAGTGATCATGACAGTTGTTAGAATCAAGTTGAAGAGAGCATAGACAAAGGCAATGCCTGTTTTCCACCATTCCAAAGGAAATTTATTCCTAGACTCAGCAGGCATAGCAATCTGGATGTAATCAGGatatttctttgttgtttttcgCAAGCCATTAGACAAGCCCTTTGGTTTGCTCGTGCCATTTTTGTTCTCTTCATTGACAGAGAGAGTAGGTCGTGAGTAGCCATTAGAAGTATCATTGTTTTGACCCTCCATATGCTCTTCAAGCTTTGCTGTCTCAATAGTATTCATTCCCAAGCTGTATGACCAGATCAGGTTTACCAGTGACAGATTTCTGGGCTCGCTAAAGTCTGTTATTCCTTGAAGTCCAATGTTCTTGTTCTTAGATGATTGtagatttctgtaaaattaagTGTCCATTGTGCTTTCACTATTCAGATACTGTATAGCAAATTGTGAAGACAAATCTTTCTTTCCTCTAGAGCTCTAtcagctggaaaaacaaaacaaagcagataCTAAGGACCTTCAGAACTAGTAATGCAACACTGAGCAGGTATCGTAAAAATGCTTAATCTAAATTCCACCCAGGTCTACTTACATATACAGTCAAAAGACAAACCAGAGACAGATGGTTACCGTGAAATAATTCAAGCCAGTTCCTACTGAGTAACTTGAAAAGTCTCTGATCAGTTTAGGGACTAGTACCAGTTTAGACTTTttagactttttctttttaaaaggataaGATCCATAGAGACTTTAATGATCATGATAGCACAGTTGTCATAATTAAGACTAATCCATCAGATATTAACAAGGTTTGTCCATGTAAATCAGGCAATCTTGTTAGTCCAGATGAcaggacagaaaacagaaagcactACAGGATTTGATTTTGTTAGGCAAAAAGAAATTTAGATTAATATAGAAAATCTCCATTATGGATAACTCCATTAAGTTTTCTTGGATCTAAAAAAGTATTtcaaccaaaatttaaaaatgtgtctACATAGCTACTGTAGTATCCACTAAATAATGCCTGAAActtcagagaactgaaaaaaaatatacctCTGGATTAGAGTCTTAGTTATGGTAACCTATACATAGAACAGATTACAAATGGATCAGTGTTTGTCCTTTAGTTACTTAAAAATGtctaaatagatttttttaaacagaaacaaataccAAGAATCATTATCACACAGGATTTATTTGAGGCTGCATTTGACAATTCAGTGAAATCTCACtagataaaaaaatcagttaagtGCCTatattttatagcattttttacaaagagaaaagaatgcaGATCACCCTCTACAGAACTGACATTGCTCCCATCAAAACAAAGGCCATTCCCATCTCTGATCTTTAAAGTTCTGTGAAACCACTTACCATAGTTGCAATGTACCTATTTTTATTACTCTGCTCAGCTCCTATGGCAAAAGTAGTATTATCATATACAAAGTCTTCCCTGTATACCAACAAGTTATAatattcttttgtttaaattgttCCTCTAAAAGAAGTCCAACCATACCACCACCTCAAGTCTGTCCATCCAATATAGTCTGCCACAGTTTGCCATACTATATGTACAATTAAGTCATCAAGATGGAAATGAGAGCTGCCAGTCTCCCTAACTGTACAACACACAACTTGGCTTAAGAGAAAACTATCTCCTTAAGAAAAGTCTCTTGATAGCAAGGAGAATCTAAAACAAAAACAGCCTGGAAAGGTCTTTCTTGTGCTTTGGTCCCTCCCCTCTCATGCCTCCAAGCAGAGAAGACATTTAACATGATCAGCATCTAAATCCTACTGATTTCCTAGCTGCTGCTCTTACTGCTGAAAGAGAAGGGTAAAGGTTTAAATCCCAAATATGTGAGATCCACATAAATAACACTGAAATAGTCAAGCATTTCTAAATTAAGCTCTCAGCAGTGTTTCTGAAATCCACTGTCACGGGCTGACCTTTTCTAAATCCATAATCAACGAGCATATGAAAACTAGAACACACACGCAAAACACCTGAGCAACTGTCTACCACTTGCCACCATCGTCCATCGTTTCCACACCCCCCCAGTAACACTCAAGAAAACAGTgatttcagatgctttttctaGCTCTTACTAATCATACCGTAAACTCTGCGTCCATAAAAGAAGGGGATGTTTAACCCAGCAGCCAGACAACGACCTCTCTGACGCTTCCTACAACTAAGACTATTCTTTTAGAACAGCTACAGAAACCACAGCCTTACTTAAAACTGTAGTAGAGTAACATTTCAACTTCCACAAGTCCTTTTCTTAACACACACATTCTTCTATTCCCTCTGTCTACTAAAGAcagactgtcatggtttaagcccagctggcagctaagcaccTAACAGCCACACGCTCGCTCCTACctgccctggtgggatggggaagagaatcagaagacagaaaatttttgtgttgagataaagtcagtttaacaggacaacacaaggagaaatgaaaaataatactaataaaagaatatgtaaagcaagtgatgcacaatgcaactgtTCACCACCCAGAACCCAATGACCAGTCTGTTTGTGACCCTTCCTCCCCACTCCTGGCTAGCTACCCcaatacagaatcatagaatggcttggaagggaccttaaagaccatctggtTCCAacagcccctgccatgggcagggacaccttccactagcccaggttgctcaaagccccgtccaacctggccttgaacactgccagggagggggcagccacagcttctctgggcaacctgtgccagtgcctcaccaccctcacagtgaaggatTTATTCCTTAtgtctgatctaaatctaccctctttcagtttaaaaccattacccctcatcctatccctacactccgtgaggcagagtccctccccatctttcctgtagcccccttgcagtactggaaggccgctataaggtctcccaggaaccttctcttctccagcctgaacaaccccaactctctcagcctgtcctcacatgggaggtgctccagccccctgatcatctttgtgacctcctctggacccacttgagcaggtccatgtccttcttatactggggatcccagagctggacacagcactgcaggtgtggtctcacctgagcagagtagaggggcagaatcccctccctcaacctgctgtccacacttctcttgatgcagcccaggacacagttggctttctgggctgtgagtgcacattgctggctcatagtcagttttccatccactgatatcCCCAAgggtccttctccacagggctgctctcaatccactcctcgcccagcctgtatttgtgcttgggattgccctgacccatgtgcaggaccttgcactggaACTTCACAAaatttgcatgggcccacctctcaagcctgtccaggtccctctggatggcacatcccttccctccagcacgtCAACGGCAtcacacagcttgatgtcattggcagacttgctgagggtgcactcgatcccactgtccatgtcaccagcaaagacattaaacagcacCCATCCCAACACTGAcccgaggaacaccactcgtcacttgGACACTCGAAccgttgactgcaactctgaaTGCgaccatccatcaaatccatgtctcttcaattaagagacaaggatgtcgtgtgggacagtatcagatgctttgcacaagtccaggtagatgacatgagttatttctctctctgtacACTGAGAATGATGTCCTATAGTACTGAATATCCCCCTGACTAGCTTGGGTCAGCaatcctggctgtgtcccctcccagcttcttgtgaaaatcaactctatcctagctgaacccaAGACATAAGCTTACAACAGAACACATAAGTGATTGTATAGAAAGAATCTGAACCTCATTGTTTAAGTTTTGGAACACAAGTCTACTTAGCATTCACCTACTAAATCAAGACCCTTCTCAACATGTTATACATAGCAGTCACTGATGTGGAGATCAGCAAAACCTCATACATTTTATATCCTGCACAGTTGAAGCATTTTTAGAATTATGTATTTACTTAAAAAGACAGAACATCACAGTACATAGCTACCTTtgttccttctcttctccacaaACACCTAAAACCACTAGTAATGTAAGTaaaaggaagattttattttcagatattaatGACATTCAGGTAAAACAAAGATCGAAGAGCACCTGAACTACAGATAAACAATAGCCAAACAACCTGAAGTACAGTGGCACCCAGGTTTTTCTATTAACTTATTAAGCAAAGAAATTATACCTACAGCTTGCAGGAAAAAGTTGTGTTCCTTCCTGGTACTTTTAAAAGGATTGTAAGGCATATCGATCTACCACTTCTGATGGCTCATCAAGGTTATTTCAAGCAGAGAGCATATTGTGGTCAAACCTTTGTTTACATTGGTAGTTTAACATGCTATAAATCATCTGATCAGTGATCTGCAAGAACATAAAGGCTTTCCTTCATAGTACCTTTTCAACCTGTTGCTCCCATACtctaaaaaaaagcagaaactcttttgatgaaaaagacaaaaacactcTGCTTGAAGCTTTCAGTCTCTTGCCAATTTGACTGGCCAGAGAAGTGATAGATAAAGAGCACCAACAGCCTAATCATCCTCTGCTACAGGCTGCAAAAGCAACTCCCCAGTAGTACATAAGTTTTTCTGCCAACTTCCTGTCTCCAGCTCACATACCTCTCCAAGTCCCTCTGAAGGGTGTGGTTCCTTTTAGCCTCCCTGTTGTCCTTACGTTAATTTAGGTAAAATATCTTAGTGCTTCTTTTGCCAAACCTGGGACATTCCCATATCAAAAACAGGAGATGCCCATAAACTATCTAGTAGCAGGCCTTAAGACTTCAGTAACCAGGCAGCAATGCTCAGATCTGGCCATCCTGCCAACGTCTAGGCTctaaaacaaaaacagaacaaaaaaaaacaaaaaacaaaaaaaagaaatcaaactcaATTGCTCTAAGCTATACAACATCCCCGGGGGTAGTCACAAAGACCTACACAAAATTGGCCAAGTAACCTAAAAGGATAAGTAAAATACCTGCAAGGGATACACTCAGGTTTGTGGAACAAGTTTCCTTTTTGGAACCACTTCAATACCTTCTAAAAATAGACATGTACCCTCATCAACAAGCAGAGCTTCCTAACCTGCAATATTACAGCAGAAGTTATAACTGCCACAAGGAACAACATATTTCAAGGAAAATCTTAACAGTGAGAAAGATGCAAAAAAGCTGGGGTCTCAACTGTTTATCCAGAGCTTCTACTCACTCCCATATGAGTAGCTCTTAGTTTTCTGCATCCTCATTTGACTGTCactcaaaagaaaacagttgatTGGGGTACAGCTTTGAGACAAGTGTAAGAAAGCATGTCTACATTTGGCTCTTTATGCTAGAACTTAAGAAGCAGTTTTATTTAGCTTGTTAGTCATCTGATTTTTACGTAAAGGTCATTTTCACATACAGTTAGCTCACAATTTGTGTTTCTCATCCAGTATTTGGAACTCCTGTAAcatttctcaaattattttaacttttatcaTTTAGCAAGGACTGAATAGTCACAATTTGTACAGGCCTTCCAAATAAGTTCTTAACCTGCTGTTACAAGTATGAACAATACTACTGGAACAAAAGAGTCCAAAACAGTAAAACTGATCTACTCTGACATTAAGGAAAGCTAAATATTCATCCACAAGATGGAGAAGGTTTCGAGGCAGTTGTATTTTTAAGCCTCATTCAATGAGGCTTAAATTCACCTTTGTTAAGGTTGGCTCAAACATTTGATACAGCTGTAGTATATTCTTGTATTTGGTAGTTGCAGAAAAAGGGTCTGTGTACTGCAGAAAAAAGCCACGCAACTGGGAGGTAACATGAGAGAAGGTTATAGTATCATAGTTATCTACATCCCagttagcaggaaaaaaaacctgttagctagtttgtattttcttcagtgaaatttttAGGACTACCTATGGGACCAGAACTAGAGAAGCTGCGTAGCCTCTGCTACCTTAACAGCAATGAATAAAACAGCTTTTGGggatttctcttttaaaaagcattccaGCTCTCTGTTTTTATAGTATCCCTTCTTCCATGTTGCACATATGCCTCACAGCATGTAcaccactgggaaaaaaacaaaacaaaaaacaaatccaaacaaaaagcaaccaaccaaaaaacaactgCTAAACCAGATCTGAGCAAAATACATTTAGGTATGCAGAAACAGGACTGAGTTTAATGTTTGCTTATCATTACCATTTCTCTACAGTAAAACTATTTTCAGAGCTGTGTTAATCTTTCAGCTGTACAATGTTTATGCttacaatataaaaatacatgcacAAAGTGAACTGCAGTTTATCTAAAAGTTACAAGTTTATCTTTTATATTCTCTAGTAGGCTGCCAACACATTTCTTGTACTTCTTTAGCATTGCATGAGCAAGTAAGATAAAGCTGCATTGCAGAAGCACCACTCTTTCAAATGCTCTCAGAACTGACATTATCATCATATTGACACTTGAAATAAATTTCAACTTTTATAAAAAACATTAACTACTCACCTTGCATAAAATTCTTTCCAGTAGTAGCAAGAGAGCAGATACTCCTACCTTGAGAGGGGGATTTTGCAATTCTCTCATTTTGGATTACTAATGTACCaacaaatgctgtattttaagGACTAAATCCCCACACTTACCCAGATAGAGGGGAAAAGCTTCAAGGTTACTGGCTATCTATTTGTACAATCCAAGTTTTACCAGTTCTGTGAAATTCTGTTCTTCACACATCTTCACAGTAAGCAGGGTATTAGTTTCCATTTTCCTGGCATTTAGTATTCAGTACATTCCACAGCAGTGCCAGGTTTCTGAAACAGTATGTCcccaaaattacaaaaaaatattcataCCCACATGTGTAAATATGtagattataaataaaatatatgtaaattttCCCTTAAGAGCACTCACCAGGACCCCAGTGACTAcctaagtaagaaaaaaaaaaaaaaaaaaaggcatctatTTGAGCTCTTTTGTCATTCTGAACACTGCTAAATAGGTTTGCCTTCATCATGTGAAGACATCTTCAAATTCTTCAACTGTTTGGTCCCCAGACTCCAAATGATCATATTCATTAACTAAGAGTTTGATGCCCTTTAAAGGTGCTTTGCAACCTGACACCATGACAGGCTTagattttcctatttatttacCCTTATCTTTTAAAAACCAAGGTCACAATATCTGTTGAATAGCAATTACTTATTATCTTACAGTGCTAGAGTAACTCATTCTAGCAATAATCCACACGTATACAACAAGACAATTATTTATAGGTTAACAGACTTTCCTAAAACAAAGGTTTTGAGGATGGTCAGAGTTGCACTGTAGAATCAGAAGCACTAACACAACAATTCAGGTTAGAAGAAGACTCAGGAGGTCTCTAGGCCTCTGACCAGGATCAGCTATGACATCAGATTAGGTTGCTCAGTGTTTCACCCAGCTGTACCTTCAACATCTCCAAAGACACACAAGCTCTGGAGGCAGCCTGTTCTACTGCTTGGTTGTTCTCACAGTGAAAGtttgtggggtttgttgttttgtttggttgtggtttttttaaatttactttgttTATAAACCTACTTGTTATTACAAATTATATCCCTTGTCTCTCATCCTCCCACCACTGTGAAGAGGCTGGCCCTGATGTTTCTGATGACCTCCTCCGAGGTATGAAGGTGCTGCTGTTAggtccccctgagccttcttttcttcagACTGAAGCAACCCAGCTCCCCCAGCTTCCTTTTGCAGCGTttgtgctccagcctcctgaccACCCTGACAGTCTCTCTGCTGGGTTTACTTCCAGTTTATATTTTCCCTGGATGAAGGACCCAAAAACAGACACAGTGTTCTAGATACAGCTAAGAAGTACTGAGCAGAGAGGAACAATCACTTCCCTAAAAATACTGGCTCTGCTCCTGTTAAATACAGCTCAGGATAGTGTTGGCTGCCTCCACTGCCAATTCACATCACTAGCTCCCTTTTCAACAGAGCTGAAAGAAATACTGACCTTTTTCCAACAGGCTAAAGACTCCCTCAACTTCTTCac of the Athene noctua chromosome 4, bAthNoc1.hap1.1, whole genome shotgun sequence genome contains:
- the SGMS2 gene encoding phosphatidylcholine:ceramide cholinephosphotransferase 2, which translates into the protein MNTIETAKLEEHMEGQNNDTSNGYSRPTLSVNEENKNGTSKPKGLSNGLRKTTKKYPDYIQIAMPAESRNKFPLEWWKTGIAFVYALFNLILTTVMITVVHERVPPKELSPPLPDKFFDYIDRVKWAFSVSEINGMILVGLWIFQWLFLRYKSIVGRRFFFIIGTLYLYRCITMYVTTLPVPGMHFQCAPKLNGDSQAKVQRILRLISGGGLSITGSHILCGDFLFSGHTVVLTLIYLFIKEYSPRHFWWYHLICWLMSAAGIICILVAHEHYTVDVIIAYYITTRLFWWYHSMANEKTLKVSSQTNFLSRAWWYPIFYFFEKNVQGSVPCSFSWPISWPPSCFKSSCKKYSRVQKTGEDNEKST